In Deinococcus misasensis DSM 22328, one genomic interval encodes:
- a CDS encoding MerR family transcriptional regulator — MTSSSLNPVLLTMREAVEASGLSEDTLRYYEKLGLVMPERIPSSNHRRYSEQQIRWLKFLMHLRSTGMPLEKIQRYVQLVLQGEASAPQRKAILQEHQEQVQAQMAKLQEALRAINLKLHHYEEIEKALSAGMLQEARRSTLD, encoded by the coding sequence ATGACCTCCTCCAGCCTGAACCCCGTGCTGCTGACCATGCGAGAAGCCGTGGAAGCCTCTGGCCTCTCAGAAGACACCCTGAGGTACTACGAAAAACTGGGGCTGGTGATGCCCGAGCGCATCCCCTCCAGCAACCACCGCAGGTACTCCGAACAGCAAATCCGCTGGCTGAAATTCCTGATGCACCTGCGCAGCACCGGGATGCCTCTGGAAAAAATCCAGCGTTATGTGCAACTGGTGTTGCAAGGAGAGGCAAGCGCACCCCAGCGCAAAGCCATTCTGCAAGAACATCAAGAGCAGGTGCAGGCCCAGATGGCAAAGCTGCAAGAGGCCCTGCGTGCGATCAACCTGAAATTGCACCACTACGAGGAGATTGAAAAGGCCCTGAGTGCAGGGATGCTGCAGGAGGCCAGACGCAGCACCCTGGACTGA
- a CDS encoding isocitrate lyase/PEP mutase family protein, whose amino-acid sequence MNEIQLKKAQQFKALHEQNGLFVTPNPWDAGTARLLTAVGFKALATTSAGLAYSLGVRDGTAAFGREEAILNARQIVEATHLPVSADLENGYGDRPEDAAETLRRAALEGGVVGASIEDASMCPESPIYDFALSVERVAAAAEAARALPFPFVFVARAENFVHGIQDLDDTIRRLQAYEKAGADVLFAPGLRALEDIALVCQSVSKPVNVNAGMKGFAWSLADLERVGVRRVSLGGGLVKAALVAFTKAALEVQEQGTVHFVEEANSLDLAQLMFAPNQNGL is encoded by the coding sequence ATGAACGAAATCCAACTGAAAAAAGCCCAGCAATTCAAAGCCCTGCATGAACAAAATGGCCTTTTTGTGACCCCCAATCCGTGGGATGCAGGGACCGCCCGCCTGCTCACTGCTGTGGGATTCAAGGCTCTGGCCACCACCAGCGCTGGACTTGCTTACAGTCTGGGGGTCAGGGATGGCACAGCTGCTTTCGGCAGGGAAGAGGCCATCCTCAATGCCCGTCAGATTGTTGAAGCCACCCACCTTCCGGTTTCTGCCGATCTGGAAAACGGTTACGGAGACCGCCCAGAGGATGCCGCCGAAACTTTGCGCCGTGCCGCTCTGGAAGGGGGTGTGGTGGGTGCCTCCATTGAAGATGCCTCCATGTGCCCAGAGAGCCCCATTTACGACTTCGCCTTGAGTGTTGAACGGGTGGCTGCGGCAGCAGAAGCAGCGAGGGCGTTGCCTTTCCCTTTTGTTTTTGTGGCAAGGGCAGAGAATTTTGTGCACGGCATTCAGGATCTGGACGACACCATCCGCAGGTTGCAGGCTTACGAAAAAGCGGGTGCAGATGTGCTTTTTGCTCCGGGTTTGCGTGCCCTTGAAGACATTGCACTGGTGTGCCAGTCGGTTTCCAAGCCGGTCAATGTGAATGCAGGGATGAAGGGTTTTGCATGGTCTCTGGCAGACCTTGAACGGGTGGGTGTCAGGCGGGTCAGTCTGGGTGGGGGTCTGGTGAAGGCCGCTCTGGTGGCGTTCACGAAGGCGGCTCTGGAGGTGCAGGAGCAGGGCACCGTGCATTTTGTGGAGGAGGCCAACAGTCTGGACCTTGCCCAGTTGATGTTTGCTCCGAACCAGAACGGTTTGTAG
- a CDS encoding ATP-dependent helicase, whose product MTHLTPEQQKIVQHNTGAALVYAVAGAGKTTCLKARTVRLVQEGFFRPERILATSFSRESVKDIQQKLSGVKGLERVQVKTLHSVGLAILKKAVEMGFLSAFKSEAEGQNTRPRLLQQILREARLKGMPLDPFDPEDFWNYVGRCKAHLQYAELLVWDFPEEGLKVASQAQPPEGMPHYLELYRSFEQLREREHFITFDDMTVLAWELCTRHPELLQEVGGWYDCLMVDEFQDLNLAQSELVHLLLNRHQNIMAFGDDDQTIYSWRGSSPEFILNFQERYEAKTYFITHNFRSRASQLALANFVISQNEHRVVKPLRLTQGFDGQTRIVGVNSQFEGARDIADTIEHNLQKGMKWQDHAILVRSYALTPFLETELIERKIPYRIPGGKYFYKRDEILVLLNHLKVLQTLDRLHSGEKLSPPEVRDLKSQFLSIAMNPRRFITRQYVQSLFVRLLGREEELLSQLQQDSQSSHFQRFQAGLQQLHFVLEELLKMVQNAESAQRILDHLLYYTNYDQHLQNTTADPELAEARMLGVRNLTRYAEGKGTAAEFLQHMEFMAFREETLNRLTEDRVLITTPYRAKGLEWPVVFVPGLNEGTFPAARSLDHSHLLEEERRVLYVAITRAREQLHLYHLDRDDAAPISRFLCPDPEDTDAMQVLEEVQDIKAALDTPEDTPLTVKQVHLLLQGMENHHFGVYLRHHAHRHFDLDHLMVLSIKVLGAAKHLQGVPLNLQGWLAYGQDPA is encoded by the coding sequence ATGACCCACCTCACCCCCGAGCAACAAAAAATCGTCCAGCACAACACGGGGGCTGCTCTGGTTTATGCCGTGGCAGGGGCAGGCAAAACCACCTGCCTGAAAGCCCGCACGGTCCGTCTGGTGCAAGAAGGTTTTTTCCGTCCAGAGCGCATTCTGGCCACCAGTTTTTCGCGTGAAAGTGTCAAAGACATCCAGCAAAAACTCTCTGGGGTGAAAGGGCTGGAACGGGTGCAGGTGAAAACCCTGCACAGTGTGGGTCTCGCCATCCTGAAAAAGGCTGTAGAGATGGGTTTTTTGTCTGCTTTCAAATCGGAGGCAGAGGGCCAGAACACCCGTCCTCGACTTTTGCAGCAAATCCTGCGTGAAGCCCGTTTGAAAGGGATGCCTCTGGACCCGTTTGACCCGGAAGACTTCTGGAATTACGTGGGACGCTGCAAAGCCCACTTGCAGTATGCAGAGCTTCTGGTCTGGGATTTCCCAGAGGAAGGTTTGAAAGTGGCGTCTCAGGCGCAACCTCCAGAGGGGATGCCCCATTATCTGGAGCTGTACCGCTCTTTCGAGCAGCTTCGTGAACGGGAACACTTCATCACCTTCGATGACATGACCGTGCTGGCGTGGGAATTGTGCACCCGTCACCCCGAGCTTTTGCAGGAGGTGGGGGGGTGGTACGACTGCCTGATGGTGGATGAGTTTCAGGACCTCAACCTCGCACAGTCGGAGTTGGTGCACCTGTTGCTGAACCGGCACCAGAACATCATGGCTTTTGGAGACGACGACCAGACCATTTACAGTTGGCGTGGCTCCAGCCCAGAGTTCATCCTGAATTTTCAGGAGCGGTACGAAGCGAAAACCTATTTCATCACGCACAATTTCAGGTCCAGAGCCTCACAGCTTGCTCTGGCGAATTTCGTGATTTCCCAGAACGAGCACCGGGTGGTCAAACCGTTGCGCCTCACACAGGGGTTTGATGGGCAAACCCGCATTGTGGGCGTGAACTCGCAATTTGAAGGCGCCAGAGACATCGCAGACACCATCGAACACAACCTGCAAAAAGGCATGAAGTGGCAAGATCATGCCATTCTGGTGCGCAGTTATGCCCTGACCCCCTTTTTGGAAACCGAACTGATTGAGCGCAAAATCCCTTACCGCATTCCGGGCGGAAAATACTTCTACAAACGGGATGAAATTCTGGTCCTCCTGAACCACCTGAAGGTTTTGCAAACTCTGGACCGTTTGCATTCTGGCGAGAAACTTTCTCCTCCAGAGGTCCGTGACCTGAAAAGCCAGTTTCTGTCCATCGCCATGAACCCGAGGCGGTTCATCACCCGGCAGTACGTGCAGTCCCTGTTTGTCAGGTTGCTGGGACGTGAAGAAGAACTGCTTTCGCAGCTTCAGCAGGACAGCCAGAGCAGCCATTTTCAGAGGTTCCAGGCAGGTTTGCAACAGCTTCATTTTGTGCTGGAAGAGCTTTTGAAAATGGTGCAAAATGCAGAAAGCGCCCAGCGGATTCTGGACCACCTGCTGTACTACACCAATTACGACCAGCACCTGCAAAACACCACCGCAGACCCTGAACTGGCAGAGGCCCGCATGCTAGGAGTGCGTAATCTGACCCGTTACGCCGAAGGCAAAGGCACTGCTGCAGAATTCTTGCAGCACATGGAATTCATGGCTTTCCGCGAGGAAACCTTGAACCGCCTCACAGAAGACCGGGTGCTGATCACCACCCCTTACCGGGCCAAAGGTCTGGAATGGCCTGTGGTCTTCGTGCCGGGCTTGAATGAAGGCACCTTCCCAGCAGCGCGTTCTCTGGACCATTCACACCTGCTGGAAGAGGAAAGGCGGGTGCTGTACGTGGCGATCACCCGTGCCAGAGAGCAACTTCACCTCTACCATCTGGACCGTGATGATGCTGCCCCAATCAGCCGGTTTCTGTGCCCAGATCCAGAAGACACAGATGCCATGCAGGTGCTTGAGGAGGTGCAGGACATCAAAGCTGCTCTGGACACCCCCGAGGACACCCCTCTCACTGTAAAGCAGGTGCACTTGCTTTTGCAGGGCATGGAAAACCACCACTTTGGGGTGTACTTGCGCCACCATGCCCACCGCCATTTTGATCTGGACCACCTGATGGTGCTCAGCATCAAGGTGCTCGGGGCTGCAAAGCACCTTCAGGGGGTTCCATTGAATTTGCAAGGCTGGCTGGCTTACGGACAGGATCCGGCTTGA
- a CDS encoding Gfo/Idh/MocA family protein, with the protein MHKTPVGVIGCGAISSIYLQNLTSMFGITEVVAVSDLSLEAAKRKAAEHHIPRACTPEALLADPDIEMVLNLTSPAVHAAINLQILQAGKHVYTEKPFALTRKDADQVLALAQEKGLRVGCAPDTFFGAGLQTCRKIIEDGWIGTPYAAHGQVLMGNAFDGLHPNFNSFFQCGWDPLFDMAPYFFSGLVHLLGPVQRVSGMVGQTRQTLKVENPHSAHFQRTVPIEAPQHATATLEFEQGTIASVQVAKESFGYRPRMEIYGTEGVLVVPDPNMFSGPIQLLQPDGRTHDLPFSHGFTENSRGVGLADMAVALRSGRQHRASGEFARHVLDITLGIFESAREGKQVRLSPFHLRPSPLSLGLKHGRLDD; encoded by the coding sequence ATGCACAAAACCCCCGTGGGCGTCATTGGCTGTGGAGCCATCAGCAGCATTTACCTGCAAAACCTGACCTCCATGTTTGGCATCACCGAAGTGGTGGCGGTCAGTGACCTGTCTCTGGAAGCCGCAAAACGCAAAGCCGCAGAACACCACATCCCCAGAGCCTGCACCCCTGAGGCTTTGCTGGCAGATCCTGACATCGAAATGGTGCTGAATCTGACTTCTCCTGCCGTGCATGCAGCCATCAACCTGCAAATCCTGCAAGCTGGAAAACACGTTTACACCGAAAAACCCTTTGCACTCACCCGAAAGGATGCCGATCAGGTGCTTGCTCTGGCCCAGGAAAAGGGACTGCGTGTAGGCTGTGCCCCCGACACCTTTTTTGGTGCCGGGCTGCAAACCTGTCGCAAAATCATTGAGGATGGCTGGATTGGCACCCCTTATGCGGCCCACGGTCAGGTGCTGATGGGCAATGCTTTTGATGGGCTGCACCCGAATTTCAACAGTTTCTTCCAGTGCGGCTGGGATCCCCTTTTTGACATGGCCCCCTACTTTTTCTCTGGATTGGTGCATTTGCTGGGACCCGTGCAGAGGGTCAGTGGAATGGTGGGACAGACCCGGCAAACCCTGAAAGTGGAAAACCCCCATTCTGCCCACTTTCAGCGCACAGTGCCCATCGAAGCCCCACAACATGCCACCGCCACCCTTGAGTTTGAGCAAGGCACCATTGCCAGTGTGCAGGTGGCCAAAGAAAGCTTCGGTTACCGCCCGAGGATGGAAATTTACGGCACCGAGGGGGTGCTGGTGGTTCCTGATCCGAACATGTTTTCTGGTCCCATCCAGCTTCTTCAACCCGATGGTCGGACACATGACCTCCCTTTCTCGCATGGTTTCACTGAAAACAGTCGAGGGGTGGGCCTTGCAGACATGGCCGTTGCCCTGCGCTCTGGACGACAGCATCGGGCCAGTGGGGAATTTGCCCGGCATGTGCTGGACATCACCCTCGGCATCTTCGAATCGGCCAGAGAGGGAAAACAGGTCCGCCTCTCCCCTTTTCACCTGCGTCCCTCTCCGCTTTCTCTGGGTCTGAAACATGGCCGCTTGGACGATTGA
- a CDS encoding LLM class flavin-dependent oxidoreductase — protein MSVHPKKIGFLTFGHHQRGNGSVTRSALESLQQTIELAVAAEDIGLDGAFLRVHHFAKQLTAPFPLLAAMAARTSRIELGTGVIDMRYENPLAMAEEAAITDLISGGRLQLGLSRGSPEHAYRGYEAFGYGPTEGQSLSDYAREKTARFLTAIQGKGMAPADAGGRPSAAMLPIQPQSPGLQDRIWWGAGSRDTARWAGEQGLNLMSSTLLLEDTGVPFGDLQAEQIQLFKDAWTRAGHAGTPRVSVSRSILPVVSDYDRMLFGKNMGNDQVGLLDGVQSRFGRNYIGEPDRIAEELRKDAAVMEADTLLITVPNQLGVEYNARMLETIARHIAPAIGWKPATEATLV, from the coding sequence ATGAGCGTCCATCCCAAAAAAATCGGCTTTCTGACCTTCGGACACCACCAGAGGGGCAACGGTTCTGTGACCCGCAGTGCTCTGGAATCCCTCCAGCAAACCATTGAACTGGCTGTGGCAGCAGAGGACATCGGGCTGGATGGCGCTTTCTTGCGTGTGCATCACTTTGCCAAACAACTCACAGCCCCATTTCCCTTGCTTGCTGCCATGGCTGCCCGCACCAGCCGCATTGAACTGGGCACGGGCGTGATCGACATGCGCTACGAAAACCCCCTTGCCATGGCCGAAGAAGCCGCCATCACCGACCTGATCAGCGGAGGCAGGCTGCAACTCGGGCTGAGTCGCGGTTCCCCCGAGCACGCCTACCGTGGCTACGAGGCCTTTGGATATGGTCCCACAGAAGGCCAATCCCTTTCGGATTATGCCCGTGAAAAAACCGCCCGTTTCCTGACCGCCATTCAGGGCAAAGGCATGGCCCCTGCAGATGCCGGAGGTCGCCCCTCTGCTGCCATGCTGCCCATCCAACCCCAATCTCCGGGTTTGCAGGACCGCATCTGGTGGGGGGCAGGTTCCCGTGACACCGCACGCTGGGCCGGAGAACAGGGCCTCAACCTGATGAGCTCTACCTTGCTGCTTGAGGACACTGGCGTGCCTTTTGGTGATTTGCAAGCCGAACAGATCCAGCTTTTCAAAGACGCATGGACCCGAGCAGGCCATGCAGGCACCCCTCGGGTGTCGGTGTCGCGCAGCATTCTCCCGGTGGTCAGCGATTACGACCGCATGCTGTTCGGCAAGAACATGGGGAACGATCAGGTGGGTCTGCTGGACGGTGTGCAATCCCGTTTTGGGCGCAACTACATCGGAGAGCCAGACCGCATTGCTGAAGAACTCCGCAAAGACGCAGCAGTGATGGAAGCCGACACCCTCCTGATCACGGTGCCCAACCAACTCGGGGTGGAGTACAACGCCCGCATGCTGGAAACCATCGCCCGGCACATCGCACCTGCCATTGGTTGGAAACCTGCGACTGAAGCAACTCTGGTCTGA
- a CDS encoding SDR family oxidoreductase, which translates to MKTALITGTSTGIGQDTALTLARAGLQVIATMRDTSKGQVLLEQAQSEGLALEVQQLDVQNPEQIAAVVEGIIARFGHLDVLVNNAGAGYLGTTEETPVEDLLRVMDVNFVGAYRLTRQVLPHMRERGQGHIISVSSIGGLIGQPFNDAYCAAKFALEGMMESLAAVMQHYGVRVSLIEPGPVNTAFVTNAGGQITGGALTQPEQDSPYRPLLNAYLSGSAEVFRTLGQTGADVAQVILEAIQAEKPHLRYQTSGNIQHLTSLKYVDPTGDSVLQITSGRLAPRES; encoded by the coding sequence ATGAAGACTGCACTGATCACCGGAACATCCACAGGCATCGGACAGGACACCGCCCTCACCCTCGCACGCGCAGGACTGCAAGTGATTGCCACCATGCGAGACACCTCCAAAGGGCAGGTTTTGCTGGAACAGGCCCAGTCCGAAGGGCTTGCATTAGAAGTGCAGCAACTGGACGTGCAAAACCCCGAGCAAATCGCTGCAGTGGTGGAGGGGATCATCGCCAGATTCGGTCATCTGGATGTGCTGGTCAACAATGCTGGCGCAGGTTATCTGGGCACCACCGAAGAAACCCCTGTGGAAGACCTCTTGCGGGTGATGGATGTCAACTTTGTGGGCGCTTACCGCCTCACCCGTCAGGTATTGCCCCACATGCGCGAGCGGGGTCAGGGGCACATCATCAGTGTCAGCAGCATTGGGGGCCTGATCGGTCAACCGTTCAACGATGCGTACTGTGCAGCCAAATTCGCTCTGGAAGGCATGATGGAAAGCCTCGCTGCCGTGATGCAGCATTACGGGGTGCGCGTGTCCCTGATTGAACCCGGTCCGGTCAACACCGCTTTCGTGACCAATGCAGGAGGCCAGATCACTGGAGGTGCCCTCACCCAACCAGAGCAAGACAGCCCTTACCGTCCTTTGCTGAATGCCTATCTCAGTGGATCTGCAGAGGTGTTCAGAACCCTCGGACAAACCGGAGCAGACGTGGCACAGGTGATTTTAGAGGCCATTCAGGCCGAAAAACCCCATTTGCGTTACCAGACCTCTGGCAACATCCAGCACCTGACTTCCCTGAAATACGTGGATCCCACAGGGGATTCGGTCTTGCAAATCACCTCTGGTCGTCTGGCCCCCAGAGAGTCTTAA
- a CDS encoding PAS domain-containing sensor histidine kinase, translating into MMSRPVETSPALNPVARALLDAFPSPCALLGPHGTLEACNGHWQDVFPDHDSPEGVSEGSVVQSSNGVCYNVKVTHMDLEGVSHRLLVLQAAPSEKPTPSVALSTLQGLLQHVPIGVALLDTDLRFQAINPALAEINATPLEAHLGKTISDLYPQGAERVEGYFRRVLETGEAILNREVHSRSFEDDFSKYIWLCNYYPVRDLDGKLLGVGCTVQDITEMKRSETQFRESQHFLQRISDTMPTVMYLQHLKERQVLFVNRHITETLGYNQQEIQEMDLAAQSHLAHPDELQMLTEHQKRLLQLKDGETLDREYRVKHKDGSWRWLYSRQTVFTRDEQGQPLTVLTGAVDITERKLAEQAFMESDYRFQRIADRAPVMIWMSGLQQETTFVNQVWQDYTGRSLEQDLGYGWFELVHPEDLQHCEVVCKGAYAQQQDFELEFRMKRHDGQYRWVVNRGIRRYTPDGAFQGFIGACIDIHDRKMAESALAESEQRLRELMQTQKRFVADAAHELRNPLTAVQGNMDLLVRYPNIPEDEKQEIIRDVQKEASRLGRLVHDMLQLARGDSGAALHEDELELHEVLKEAFRDIERLNVHHTLRLGEMQPLALVGDMDRLKQLAIILLENALKYTPAGGDIELSLGQQGDHAVIRVKDSGIGIHEEDLERVFERFYRVDKARHRGEDPGGTGLGLPIARWIVDGHGGRVWLESEPGKGTVAVVELPLKED; encoded by the coding sequence ATGATGTCCCGTCCTGTTGAGACTTCACCCGCCCTGAACCCGGTGGCCAGAGCTTTGCTGGACGCGTTTCCTTCTCCCTGTGCGCTTCTGGGGCCACACGGAACGCTGGAAGCCTGCAATGGACACTGGCAGGATGTGTTTCCAGACCATGATTCCCCAGAGGGGGTTTCAGAAGGCAGTGTGGTGCAGTCCTCCAATGGGGTGTGTTACAACGTCAAAGTCACCCATATGGATCTTGAAGGGGTGTCCCACAGGTTGCTGGTGTTGCAAGCTGCTCCCAGTGAAAAACCCACCCCATCGGTGGCCCTGTCCACTTTGCAAGGTCTTTTGCAGCATGTGCCCATTGGGGTGGCTTTGCTGGACACCGATTTGCGTTTTCAGGCCATCAACCCCGCACTGGCCGAAATCAATGCCACACCTCTGGAAGCCCATCTGGGCAAAACCATTTCTGATCTGTATCCGCAAGGCGCAGAGCGGGTGGAAGGGTATTTCCGGCGGGTGCTGGAAACCGGAGAAGCCATTCTGAACCGGGAAGTGCACAGCCGGTCTTTTGAGGACGACTTCAGCAAATACATCTGGCTGTGCAATTACTACCCGGTGCGGGATCTGGACGGCAAACTGCTCGGGGTGGGTTGCACCGTGCAGGACATCACCGAAATGAAACGGTCAGAGACGCAATTCCGGGAAAGCCAGCATTTTTTGCAGCGCATCTCGGACACCATGCCCACGGTGATGTACCTTCAGCACCTCAAGGAACGACAGGTGCTTTTCGTCAACCGCCACATCACTGAAACGCTCGGGTACAATCAACAGGAAATTCAGGAGATGGACCTTGCAGCCCAGAGCCATCTGGCCCACCCGGATGAGCTGCAAATGCTGACCGAACATCAGAAAAGGTTGTTGCAACTCAAAGACGGAGAAACCCTGGACCGCGAATACCGGGTGAAGCACAAAGACGGTTCATGGCGCTGGCTGTACAGCCGTCAGACGGTGTTCACCCGAGATGAACAGGGACAGCCGCTCACTGTGCTGACAGGCGCAGTGGACATCACCGAGCGCAAACTGGCAGAGCAGGCTTTCATGGAGAGCGACTACCGTTTTCAGCGCATTGCTGACCGGGCACCTGTGATGATCTGGATGAGTGGCCTCCAGCAGGAAACCACTTTTGTGAATCAGGTGTGGCAGGATTACACCGGACGTTCTCTGGAACAGGACCTCGGGTACGGCTGGTTTGAACTGGTGCACCCAGAGGACCTCCAGCACTGCGAAGTGGTTTGCAAAGGGGCTTATGCACAGCAACAGGACTTTGAGCTGGAATTCCGCATGAAGCGCCATGACGGTCAGTACCGCTGGGTGGTGAACCGGGGCATCCGTCGGTACACCCCGGATGGAGCGTTTCAGGGTTTCATCGGGGCGTGCATTGACATCCATGACCGCAAAATGGCCGAGTCGGCTCTGGCAGAAAGTGAACAGCGCCTGCGTGAACTGATGCAAACCCAGAAACGCTTTGTGGCCGATGCAGCCCACGAACTGCGCAACCCACTCACGGCTGTCCAGGGCAACATGGATTTGCTGGTGCGCTACCCCAACATCCCAGAGGATGAAAAACAGGAGATCATCCGGGATGTGCAAAAAGAAGCCAGCCGTCTGGGCCGATTGGTTCACGACATGCTGCAACTTGCCCGAGGAGACAGCGGGGCTGCCCTTCACGAAGATGAACTGGAATTGCATGAGGTGCTGAAAGAAGCCTTCCGGGACATCGAACGCCTGAATGTGCACCACACGCTCAGGTTGGGGGAAATGCAACCACTGGCTCTGGTCGGAGACATGGACCGCCTGAAACAACTGGCAATCATTCTGCTGGAAAATGCCCTGAAGTACACCCCTGCTGGTGGAGACATCGAACTGTCTCTGGGCCAACAAGGAGACCATGCGGTGATCCGTGTGAAAGACTCTGGAATTGGCATCCACGAAGAGGATCTGGAACGGGTCTTTGAGCGGTTTTACCGGGTGGACAAAGCCCGTCACCGTGGAGAAGATCCCGGCGGAACGGGTCTTGGGCTTCCGATCGCCCGCTGGATTGTGGACGGCCATGGAGGCAGGGTGTGGCTGGAAAGTGAACCGGGCAAAGGCACAGTGGCTGTGGTGGAGTTGCCCCTCAAAGAAGATTGA
- a CDS encoding SMP-30/gluconolactonase/LRE family protein translates to MKKWMWCVSAVLSFSGLSQAASLSIAGFQNPESVLYDAQQDVYLVSNINGDSFARDNNGFVAVVSPEGKILNDHWIAGNTNGVILHAPKGMAFAGNVLYVADLDAVRLFDRKTGAHLRDVNIKSTFLNDVATDAKGNVYVSDTGILPDFSPSGTAAIYQISGKDQVKVLAQGPELGLPNGLLVQPDGRLLVAPMGAVSLYELKNGVPVPWVNLTAAGMDGLVQVGKDVLVSVWNTQSVFKVNPKGEASVVASNISSPADLGWDSKRNRLLVPVLMENRILFQDLD, encoded by the coding sequence ATGAAAAAATGGATGTGGTGTGTGTCTGCGGTGCTGTCGTTCTCGGGTCTGTCTCAGGCTGCCAGTTTGAGCATTGCGGGTTTTCAGAATCCCGAATCGGTGCTGTACGACGCCCAGCAGGACGTGTATCTGGTTTCCAACATCAACGGTGATTCTTTTGCCCGTGACAACAATGGTTTTGTGGCTGTGGTGTCTCCAGAGGGCAAAATCCTGAACGACCACTGGATTGCAGGCAACACCAACGGCGTGATTTTGCATGCCCCCAAAGGCATGGCTTTTGCTGGCAATGTGCTTTACGTTGCCGATCTGGACGCAGTGCGTCTTTTTGACCGCAAAACCGGAGCGCACCTGCGCGATGTGAACATCAAGAGCACTTTCCTCAATGATGTGGCCACAGATGCAAAAGGCAACGTGTACGTGTCAGACACAGGCATCCTGCCAGATTTCAGTCCCTCTGGAACCGCCGCCATTTACCAGATCTCAGGCAAAGATCAGGTCAAGGTTTTGGCTCAGGGTCCAGAGTTGGGTTTGCCCAATGGGCTTCTGGTTCAACCCGATGGGCGTTTGCTGGTGGCCCCCATGGGCGCAGTCTCCCTGTACGAACTGAAAAACGGGGTTCCTGTTCCATGGGTCAACCTGACCGCTGCAGGCATGGATGGACTGGTTCAGGTGGGCAAAGATGTGCTGGTGTCGGTGTGGAACACCCAGTCTGTCTTCAAAGTGAACCCCAAAGGTGAGGCTTCTGTGGTGGCCAGCAACATCTCATCGCCAGCAGACCTCGGTTGGGACAGCAAAAGAAACCGGCTTCTGGTCCCGGTGCTGATGGAAAACCGCATCCTGTTTCAAGATCTGGATTGA
- a CDS encoding sugar phosphate isomerase/epimerase family protein, translated as MKRFPVALQPYTIRDHLSKDFLGSLTRVAEIGYQSLELGPPPEGISLAEMKAHLDHLGLKTMGAHAGLEQLQHDLDSITDYLQEMHARYVTLSCRFESKAHVLEMAEVFNQIGQRCHERGVQFLYHNHDWEFVKFDGVYALDLLLEHTDPALVQMELDVYWVARGGENPQAFLAKLQDRCPVLHLKDMEAGDEQFFAEVGEGILDIPAILQVAEQVGVKHLVVEQDLSRRDPMDSIAISLQNLQQLGVVEG; from the coding sequence ATGAAACGTTTTCCTGTTGCTTTGCAGCCCTACACCATCCGCGACCACCTCAGCAAAGACTTTCTGGGCTCCCTGACCCGTGTGGCTGAAATCGGCTACCAGAGCCTTGAACTGGGTCCTCCACCAGAGGGCATTTCACTGGCAGAGATGAAAGCCCATCTGGACCACCTCGGGCTGAAAACCATGGGGGCACATGCTGGACTGGAACAACTCCAGCACGATCTGGACAGCATCACCGATTACCTGCAAGAGATGCATGCCCGGTATGTGACCCTGTCTTGCCGTTTCGAGAGCAAAGCACATGTGCTGGAGATGGCAGAGGTTTTCAACCAGATTGGGCAGCGGTGCCATGAGCGCGGGGTGCAATTCCTGTACCACAACCACGACTGGGAATTCGTGAAATTTGATGGGGTGTATGCTCTGGACCTGTTGCTGGAACACACCGACCCTGCACTGGTGCAAATGGAACTGGATGTGTACTGGGTGGCCAGAGGGGGTGAAAACCCACAGGCTTTTCTGGCCAAACTGCAAGACCGCTGTCCGGTGCTTCACCTCAAAGACATGGAAGCTGGTGACGAGCAGTTCTTTGCTGAAGTCGGAGAAGGCATTCTGGACATCCCGGCCATCTTGCAGGTCGCAGAACAGGTGGGCGTCAAGCATCTGGTGGTGGAGCAGGATTTGAGCCGACGCGATCCCATGGATTCCATTGCGATCAGCCTGCAGAACCTGCAACAGCTCGGGGTGGTTGAAGGGTAG